A stretch of Malus sylvestris chromosome 11, drMalSylv7.2, whole genome shotgun sequence DNA encodes these proteins:
- the LOC126591567 gene encoding 5-methyltetrahydropteroyltriglutamate--homocysteine methyltransferase-like — protein sequence MEPILPASRDNFELTKMNQVSSISFGPYGSLYLSVKRPTFLRCTHHLHFHTTSTRAVASHIVGLPRIGPKRELKFSLESFWDGKSSAEELQKAAAGLRSSIWKQLADAGIQYIPSNTFSYYDQMLDTTAMLGAVPPRYGWKHSEIGFETYFSMARGNANVPAMEMTKWFDTNYHYIVPELGPHIRFSYASHKAVDEFKEAKALGVDTIPVLIGPVSYLLLSKPARGIEQSFSPLSLLRYILPVYKEVMAELRAAGATWVQFDEPTLVLDLDANQLEAFTHTYSELESSFSGLNVLIETYFSDVTAEAYKTITSLKGVTGYGFDLVRGAKTLDLIKGGFPTGKHLFAGVVDGRNIWANDLASSVNILQALESIVGKDKIVVSTSCSLLHTAVDLENETKLDKDIKPWLAFAAQKVIEVNALAKALSGQKDEAFFTANAAAQASRKSSPRVTNEAVQKAVAALKGSDHRRPTNVSTRLDAQQKKLNLPILPTTTIGSFPQTMDLRRVRREYKDKKISEEDYVNAMKEEINKVVKLQEELDIDVLVHGEPERNDMVEYFGEQLSGFAFTSNGWVQSYGSRCVKPPIIYGDVSRPDPMTVFWSSLAQGMTKRPMKGMLTGPVTIMNWSFVRNDQPRFETCYQIALAMKDEVEDLEKAGITVIQIDEPALREGLPLRKAEQSLYLDWAVHSFRITNCSVQDTTQIHTHMCYSKFNDIIHSIIDMDADVITIENSKSDERLLSVLPEGLKFGSGIGPGVYDVHSPRIPSDTELSVKIENIVKVLEKNIIWVNPDCGLKTRKYSEVQPALNNMVTAAKYNRKMLGTQASNR from the exons atggAACCCATCCTTCCAGCATCCAGAGACAATTTTGAGCTTACGAAAATGAACCAAGTGTCGTCaattagttttgggccttatggctctctctatctctcagtTAAGCGTCCCACTTTTCTTCGCTGTACCCACCACCTCCATTTCCACACAACCTCTACCAG AGCAGTGGCCTCCCACATTGTTGGTCTTCCCCGCATAGGACCGAAAAGAGAGCTCAAGTTTTCCTTGGAATCTTTCTGGGATGGGAAGAGCAGTGCCGAAGAATTGCAAAAGGCGGCTGCAGGTCTTAGGTCCAGCATTTGGAAGCAGCTGGCTGATGCTGGTATTCAGTATATTCCAAGCAACACCTTCTCGTACTATGATCAGATGTTAGATACCACAGCCATGCTTGGGGCTGTACCCCCTAGGTATGGTTGGAAACACAGCGAGATTGGTTTCGAGACCTACTTTTCCATGGCTAGGGGAAATGCAAATGTTCCTGCTATGGAAATGACCAAGTGGTTTGACACCAACTA CCATTACATTGTCCCTGAATTGGGCCCACATATTAGGTTCTCTTATGCATCGCACAAGGCAGTGGATGAATTCAAGGAGGCCAAAGCT CTTGGAGTGGATACAATTCCCGTCCTTATAGGACCTGTATCCTACTTGTTGCTATCAAAACCAGCAAGGGGTATTGAACAATCTTTTTCCCCCCTCTCCCTACTTCGCTATATTCTTCCAGTTTACAA GGAGGTTATGGCTGAACTAAGGGCAGCCGGTGCTACCTGGGTCCAGTTTGATGAGCCCACCCTTGTATTGGATCTCGATGCTAATCAATTGGAAGCATTTACTCATACGTACTCGGAACTAGAGTCATCTTTCTCTGGTTTAAATGTTCTGATTGAGACATACTTTTCTGATGTTACTGCCGAAGCGTACAAAACAATTACCTCTTTGAAGGGTGTTACTGGTTATGGGTTTGACCTGGTTCGTGGAGCAAAGACCCTTGATCTGATTAAGGGTGGATTTCCTACTGGAAAACACCTTTTTGCTGGAGTGGTTGATGGAAGGAATATATGGGCCAACGATCTTGCATCCTCCGTCAATATCCTGCAGGCTCTTGAAAGCATTGTTGGAAAAG ACAAGATTGTGGTTTCAACATCCTGCTCCCTCCTCCACACTGCAGTTGATTTAGAGAACGAGACTAAGTTGGATAAAGATATTAAACCATGGCTTGCGTTTGCAGCCCAAAAAGTTATTGAAGTAAATGCCTTGGCTAAAGCATTGTCCGGACAGAAGGATGAG GCATTTTTCACTGCCAATGCTGCAGCTCAAGCTTCAAGAAAATCCTCCCCCAGGGTGACGAATGAGGCTGTGCAAAAGGCT GTTGCTGCTCTGAAGGGCTCTGACCACCGCCGACCCACAAATGTGAGTACAAGGCTGGATGCTCAGCAAAAGAAGCTGAACCTTCCAATTCTTCCAACAACAACCATTGGATCTTTCCCTCAAACAATGGATCTTAGAAGAGTGCGCCGGGAATACAAGGATAAAAA AATCTCTGAGGAAGATTATGTCAATGCAATGAAGGAAGAAATTAACAAAGTTGTCAAGCTTCAGGAAGAGCTGGACATTGATGTATTGGTGCACGGAGAGCCCGAG AGGAATGACATGGTTGAGtactttggagagcaattatCTGGTTTTGCGTTTACTTCCAATGGGTGGGTCCAATCTTACGGTTCTCGCTGTGTAAAGCCACCTATTATCTATGGTGATGTGAGTCGCCCAGATCCCATGACAGTTTTCTGGTCATCACTAGCCCAGGGAATGACAAAGAGACCTATGAAGGGAATGCTCACTGGACCTGTCACCATTATGAACTGGTCGTTTGTGAGAAATGACCAGCCCAG ATTTGAGACCTGCTATCAGATTGCTTTGGCCATGAAGGATGAGGTTGAGGATCTTGAGAAAGCGGGAATTACTGTGATCCAGATTGATGAGCCTGCTCTAAGAGAAGGTTTGCCTTTGAGGAAGGCTGAGCAGTCTCTCTATCTTGATTGGGCTGTTCACTCCTTCAGGATAACTAACTGTAGTGTTCAGGATACTACTCAG ATCCACACCCACATGTGCTACTCAAAGTTCAATGACATAATTCACTCGATCATTGACATGGATGCGGATGTGATCACAATCGAGAACTCCAAATCGGATGAGAGACTGCTCTCGGTCCTCCCTGAGGGACTGAAGTTTGGTTCTGGCATTGGTCCTGGTGTCTATGATGTCCACTCACCAAGGATCCCGTCAGACACGGAACTCAGTGTCAAAATTGAGAATATTGTTAAGGTCCTTGAGAAGAACATCATCTGGGTTAACCCCGACTGTGGTCTCAAGACACGCAAATACTCTGAAGTCCAGCCTGCCCTCAACAACATGGTTACTGCTGCCAAGTACAATCGGAAGATGTTGGGCACTCAGGCAAGTAACCGGTGA